DNA from Nymphaea colorata isolate Beijing-Zhang1983 chromosome 4, ASM883128v2, whole genome shotgun sequence:
gcAGAAGCCCACTATCCTTGTCTCTGAGAAGCTTGGGGAGTCCGGTCTTGAGCTGCTCAGGAGCTTCGGCAACGTCGACTGCTCCTACGGTCTCTCTAAGGAGGATCTCTGCGCCAAGATCTCCTCCTGCGATGCTCTTATAGTCCGCAGCGGGACCAAGGTCACCCGGGAGGTGTTCCAGGCCGCCCAGGGAAGACTGAAGGTCGTGGGAAGGGCCGGCGTCGGCATTGACAATGTCGATCTGCAAGCGGCCACGGAATGCGGCTGCCTTGTCGTCAATGCCCCCACCGCCAACACTGTGGCTGCTGCCGAGCATGGTATTGCCCTCATGGCCGCCATGGCCAGAAACATTGCCCAGGCTGACGCCTCCGTGAAAGCTGGTAAATCATCCCCACCAATTTAGGTCTAGATCTCGATTCCCTCTGCCTGTTTAATTTGTTCCTCTCTGTCCTTTCGTCGATATGTTTTGGCGGTATTCATTCCACGTTCTTTCGTATTCTTATTTCCATTTAGTTGCTGCCAACTTGAAGAGGAGATCTCAATTGAGATTCATATGGATGCTTTTTCATTCGTCTTGTATTCTGAAAACAGATCAGATCTCTGTTTGCGCAACcacaaaaactttttctttccacTCTGGATTGCAGTTTCACATAGTTGTCTAGGGATTAGTTGCGTCTGTTATATTTATCATTACAAATAGTTTGTTGGGTATTTGCCGGTTTTGCTGCCTGTTGATCACGGCAGAGACATTTTGGTTTTTATTGGAAGAGTACATGAAAATTTAGTTGTCAATTATTagggagttttttttttcccctggTCAAGCATATGGATTACGGTTTTTATGATTGTAGCCAGCTTTACGGTATCTGGGCGCCATTACTTCTGGAGATCAGGAAATAATTAGCCAAATATATGATTTGGAGCTTCTTAGCTCACCTTTGCTCTTGAGAAAGGTCTTCTGATCATATGCGGCGGTTTTTGTTACatagtttttattttacatcaatGGTAAGGtctccttttttgtcttttacatCAATGGTAagatctccttttctttcttttacatCAATGGTAagatctcctttttttttcttttacatcaATGGCAAGTTCTCctttcttaaaataaaatgaaggtaAATGTTCAGATCTTGCAAGCAACTGCTCTGTCCGCCTGGTTGCACCAGACCGGcttaagaccttcaagttggaATTCAAGAGTTAAATATGGGAACTTCTTTTGGCATGATCTTCAAGTGATCTGCCTACCCAAGCACCTCAATCAATTTTAAAGttgaattttgttgattttaaCCATTATCTTTCTCATCTCAACCAAGAAGGTGCTGCCTCGTCAACCTTGACTTGCTATAGCATTTGAAAATGTCTACTGTATAAATATGACAGAATTTTAACTTTCAGAACGTGAACGTTTTAAATCATTACTTCCAAGAAGTATACTAGTTTGTAAAGGCAGGCTGCCTTGTGGCTGATGCATTTTCTTGTCGCTGCTGCTCTTTTTGTGCTCGAGCGGAATAATTCTTCTTTTGATGTGTTCTATAGTGATTCATTTATTGTGAAATAAGTGCTTGTTTACTCTTTgacatggttttctttttgcatGAAATCAGGGAAATGGGAAAGAAACAAGTATGTTGGTGTTTCCCTTGTTGGTAAGACTTTGGCAATTATTGGTTTTGGAAAAGTTGGAACTGAAGTTGCTAGACGTGCAAAAGGCCTTGGGATGCATGTTATCGCGCACGATCCATATGCTGCTGCTGACAGGGCTCGTGCTATTGGCGTTGAGCTTGTTAGCTTTGATGATGCAATATCTACAGCTGATTTTATCTCACTTCATATGCCGTTAACACCTTCTACCTCAAAGATGTTGAATGATCAATCTTTCGCAAAGATGAAGAAGGGTGTGCGCATCATTAATGTCGCAAGGGGTGGTGTAATTGATGAAGAGGCATTAGTTAGAGCACTTGACAGTGGCAAAGTTGCTCAGGTACTaacttcattaatttctttcttttctttcagcaGAGCTTGAGTAGTTTTGAAATAGCAGTTTCTCTGTAAAAGCATGTACAGAATCTAAGCTTTGCAACTTTTGTGCCCAAGTTATAAAGCTCAATTCATGCCCATTCGACATGCATAAAATTTCTGGTTGGCATCTTTCTATGAAAATTCTCAGAGAAGCAATGGCTTCTACTTTCAAATGTATTAGTTGGATGAACGCATGCATAAATAAACTCATAGATGTGTGCAGTCTTCTGTTGATCATGAAAAAATACTTTCTGTTTACGCTGGTTTAATAAGTTGTTTCTTTATGTTTGAAACAGGCAGCACTAGATGTTTTCGCACAAGAGCCTCCAGCAAAAGATAGCCCGTTAGTGCAGCATCAGAAGGTCACCTTAACACCTCACCTTGGAGCCAGCACGATTGAAGCTCAGGTTCCCTGTCACCTGTATTTTAATGTGTTACTTTGTTGTCACCAGAACCTTCTAGTTCTGaatttttaacttcttttttacATGCAAATGTTCAGGATGGTGTAGCTATAGAAATTGCAGAAGCTGTTGTTGGGGCACTGAAAGGTGAACTTGCTGCTACTGCTGTCAATGCGCCCATGGTTCCTGCTGAGGTAATATGTCTATGATTTATCTAGGCCCTTCTTGTCTCTTCAATTCATATGGTAAAACCTTTCAGGAGGTATTGATTAATCTTTTTGGTTCTCCTCGATCTTTATAGGTCTTATCAGAGTTGGCACCTTTTGTGGTGCTGGCAGAGAAGCTTGGCAGGCTAGCTGTGCAACTGGTAGCTGGAGGAAGTGGCGTGAAGTCGGTCAAGGTTGCCTACACATCTGCACGAGATCCTAATGACCTTGACACTAGAATACTCCGAGCAATGCTCATAAAGGGGATCGTGGAGCCTATCTCCAGCACCTTTGTCAACCTTGTCAATGCTGATTATACTGCCAAACAGAGGGGACT
Protein-coding regions in this window:
- the LOC116253482 gene encoding D-3-phosphoglycerate dehydrogenase 1, chloroplastic-like — its product is MAQKPTILVSEKLGESGLELLRSFGNVDCSYGLSKEDLCAKISSCDALIVRSGTKVTREVFQAAQGRLKVVGRAGVGIDNVDLQAATECGCLVVNAPTANTVAAAEHGIALMAAMARNIAQADASVKAGKWERNKYVGVSLVGKTLAIIGFGKVGTEVARRAKGLGMHVIAHDPYAAADRARAIGVELVSFDDAISTADFISLHMPLTPSTSKMLNDQSFAKMKKGVRIINVARGGVIDEEALVRALDSGKVAQAALDVFAQEPPAKDSPLVQHQKVTLTPHLGASTIEAQDGVAIEIAEAVVGALKGELAATAVNAPMVPAEVLSELAPFVVLAEKLGRLAVQLVAGGSGVKSVKVAYTSARDPNDLDTRILRAMLIKGIVEPISSTFVNLVNADYTAKQRGLRIIEERITHDGSPEIPLESIQVQIENVESRFNSALCDSGEVRVRGKVKDGKPYLTLVGSFSVNVSLEGNLILCRQVDQPGMIGTVGGILGEENVNVNFMSVGRLAPRTHAVMAIGVDEEPGEHVLNRIGEVPAIEEFVFLKL